The genomic interval GCTTTGACGACCTCTGGGGGGAGAGGACCAAATTCTTTGTGATAGGCTGGAAGCCATAAGGGGAGAATGGCTTTGAGCCGTTTTGAGCAGGGGAGATTGGCCGAAAGCCAGATCTTCTTTAAGGGTTCTAGCAGGGTGGGTGGATGATAAGTGGGGGGCTTCCCTCTTTTCTTCGTTTTTGGTTTGGTAAAACGTTTAAACTTCTTTAAGAGTCGGATGGCATGTTTTCGGTGGTATCCACAGTTAATACAGAATTCATTGAGAATGAGGGTTTTCTCTTTTCGTGTAGCCTTGTTGTATCTTAGATAGATGGTTTCGAGATATTCCATTTTAGATCGTGGACTCATGACAATCTCCCCCTTTAAGGGGAGATTGTC from Thermodesulfobacteriota bacterium carries:
- a CDS encoding integrase, encoding MEYLETIYLRYNKATRKEKTLILNEFCINCGYHRKHAIRLLKKFKRFTKPKTKKRGKPPTYHPPTLLEPLKKIWLSANLPCSKRLKAILPLWLPAYHKEFGPLPPEVVKA